Proteins encoded within one genomic window of Macaca fascicularis isolate 582-1 chromosome 16, T2T-MFA8v1.1:
- the LOC123569561 gene encoding CMRF35-like molecule 7 encodes MWHSLALLLLILPGRFSIDGPEAVWGTEWDSLTVQCDYDQGWETYSKWWCRGNKILVTITGSEQTAGRDRGSIRDNRKHRVFTIIMKMLRRSDTDTYWCGIERTGTDLGVQVAMTVYPANPRKSSEPTTTDVAAPGTEDTAAPGTEDTAGSGTMDTALPRKAETAVPGKRNTASPGTADTASPGTADTAETLRTTTPTVLASWPSLTQSTNSTQPTALTSPSPGSCCATSTSCSRSP; translated from the exons ATGTGGCACTCACTGGCCCTGCTCCTTCTCATCCTCCCAG GGCGTTTCTCGATCGATGGTCCTGAAGCTGTGTGGGGCACAGAATGGGACTCACTGACAGTGCAGTGTGATTATGACCAAGGCTGGGAAACCTACAGCAAGTGGTGGTGCCGCGGAAACAAAATCCTCGTTACAATCACAGGATCAGAGCAAACAGCGGGGAGAGACCGAGGGTCCATCAGGGACAATCGGAAACACCGTGTGTTCACCATAATCATGAAGATGCTCCGGAGGTCTGACACTGACACCTACTGGTGTGGGATCGAGAGGACAGGCACTGACCTTGGGGTCCAAGTTGCAATGACTGTTTACCCAG CAAATCCAAGAAAATCATCTGAACCTACGACAACAGACGTAGCTGCACCTGGGACAGAAGACACAGCTGCACCTGGGACAGAAGACACAGCTGGGTCTGGGACAATGGACACAGCGTTACCTAGAAAAGCAGAAACAGCTGTGCCTGGGAAAAGGAACACAGCTTCACCTGGGACAGCAGACACAGCTTCACCTGGGACAGCAGACACAGCAGAAACTCTGAGAACAACCACTCCAACAGTTCTGGCCTCCTGGCCTTCTCTCACCCAGAGCACCAACAGCACCCAGCCCACGGCTCTTACCAGCCCCTCACCAG GATCCTGCTGTGCAACGTCCACTTCCTGCTCCCGATCTCCCTGA